In one Epinephelus moara isolate mb chromosome 6, YSFRI_EMoa_1.0, whole genome shotgun sequence genomic region, the following are encoded:
- the LOC126392269 gene encoding protein tyrosine phosphatase type IVA 3 isoform X3, protein MSKATLGTMNRPAPVELCHKNMRFLITHNPTDSTLSSFIEDLKRYGATTVVRVCDVTYDKTPLEKDGITVVDWPFDDGAPPPSKLVDDWLSLLKKKFQEDPGCCVAVHCVAGLGRAPVLVALALIESGMKYEDAIQLIRQKRRGAINSKQLTYLEKYRSKQRLRFKDSHAQKNKCCTM, encoded by the exons ATGTCAAAGGCCACACTGGGCACCATGAATCGTCCCGCTCCAGTGGAACTGTGCCACAAGAACATGAGATTCCTCATCACACACAACCCCACAGACAGCACACTCAGCTCCTTCATAGAG GACCTAAAGCGCTACGGTGCCACCACAGTTGTTCGAGTCTGTGATGTCACCTATGATAAAACACCGTTGGAGAAAGACGGAATCACTGTGGTG GATTGGCCATTTGATGACGGAGCCCCGCCCCCCAGTAAGCTGGTTGATGATTGGTTGAGTCTGCTGAAGAAGAAGTTTCAGGAGGATCCAGGATGCTGCGTGGCTGTTCACTGTGTGGCGGGACTGGGGAG GGCTCCTGTGCTGGTTGCTCTAGCTCTGATAGAGAGTGGGATGAAGTATGAAGATGCTATCCAACTCATCAGACA gaagCGTCGTGGAGCCATCAACAGTAAACAGCTAACCTACCTGGAGAAATACAGATCCAAGCAGAGACTCCGCTTCAAAGACTCTCATGCACAAAAGAACAAGTGTTGcacaatgtga